The genomic interval GGCAAATGCTTTGGGCGACAAGAGAGAGAGTCGGCGGAGCAATCCGACATCCCCCATATAGATTTTAAAAGCTGAAAGATCGTCATATGCCATTATCGGAAGCCCGGGTGCAGTGTTTCTGTAAACTTTGTAAATCAAGGCCGCATCGGAGAGCCATTGGATCGCATCTTCGTATTCCCTTGCCCTTGCACCTTCTTTGACAGCTTTATATATGAACTTTTTGTTTTCTCTGGAAAGTTGTGAAGGGATCGACTTCCATATCATTGATATTTTGGGGAAATCCTTAGGATCGGGATGCTTTGCAAAATCACGTTCATATGACCCAAGTATGTTCGACAGAACAGATTCTATCAGATCCGTTTCACGTTCTTTGATCCATGAATAGACTGACTCAGGCATTCCTCCGGTAACAAAATACATTTTAAGCTTTTCGTAGAGCGGATTGAAAAAGGCATCCGGCAGCGGCTCTAAATTATCGAGCGATCCTAAATACTCAACGAGATTATTATCTCCGTCAGCCATAAGAAATTCAGTGAATGTCATTGGTCCGAGCTCCATGAATTCAACTTTGCCGACCGGAAATGAAACCGGCTTGGAAAGGGCTATTCCAAGCAGAGAACCCGCACAGGCAACATGGTACTCCGGCGCGTTTTCGCAAAAATATTTAAGTGCGGTCAGTGCATCCGGACATTCCTGGATCTCATCAAATATTACAAGCGTCGATCCTGGGTTGATCTTATACCCGCCGGCCATCATAAGGTTTTGCAGGATCCGGTCAACATCTTTGGTTTTTTCAAAGAACTGTTTATATTCACTGTGCTCTTCAAAATTAAAATAGGCGACATTTTCATAACTGCGCCTGCCCAATTCCTTCAAAGCCCACGTCTTACCTACCTGTCTGGCACCTTTTAGTATCAATGGTTTTCTGTGGCTGCTCACTTTCCAAAGGTTGAGTCGACTCAAAATTTGACGTTCCATTGGCATCACACCTTATCACATAATTTCATGCAAAAGTGTGATATAAATCACACTTTTGCATGGATTATATGTCTGATCCAGAGTCAGGTCAAATTTTATCACACAATTTCATATAAAAGCGTGATAAAAATCACACTTTTGCATGAAATTGTGTGATGGACTAGGCAGTTCACTTATACGAAAAAGCAAAAAACGGGGAGCATATCCCCGTTTTTA from Synergistaceae bacterium DZ-S4 carries:
- a CDS encoding ATP-binding protein — its product is MERQILSRLNLWKVSSHRKPLILKGARQVGKTWALKELGRRSYENVAYFNFEEHSEYKQFFEKTKDVDRILQNLMMAGGYKINPGSTLVIFDEIQECPDALTALKYFCENAPEYHVACAGSLLGIALSKPVSFPVGKVEFMELGPMTFTEFLMADGDNNLVEYLGSLDNLEPLPDAFFNPLYEKLKMYFVTGGMPESVYSWIKERETDLIESVLSNILGSYERDFAKHPDPKDFPKISMIWKSIPSQLSRENKKFIYKAVKEGARAREYEDAIQWLSDAALIYKVYRNTAPGLPIMAYDDLSAFKIYMGDVGLLRRLSLLSPKAFAEGSRLFSEFKGALSENYVLQSFVDQFEAVPRYWATDHPRNEVDFIIQRDNEIIPVEVKSENNVESRSLKQYKEKYGDKVSIRVRLSLKNLKFDGDLLNIPLFMADHADRLIGIAKELL